The Eriocheir sinensis breed Jianghai 21 chromosome 21, ASM2467909v1, whole genome shotgun sequence genome includes a region encoding these proteins:
- the LOC127001787 gene encoding NADPH oxidase 5-like, which yields MMRKESRIRFLDVVLDEERQEHEVVPTQASIRRRILWARNNAAALVFTALFVGVNAAVFLTRAYQYRHTNILEMGARACGQCLNLDCALLLLLILRRTVTRLRSSALGHLLPCDQHVHFHKMAGWTVFLLSILHTLFHIANFVTLGDVTGISLSAYMWDTKLGIGWVAGLANPTGVVLMIMLTIIVAFSHRIVRKSGHFEIFYWTHLLSLPFWVLLVLHGPNFWKWLLVPGFAFLLETSLRISQVCTPRGQTQIVGGTTLPSQVVKLLIRRPKNFDFQPGEYVYLNVPSLARYEWHPFTISSAPEFEDYFTVHIRSVGEWTKRVYEMFKQEKEEKPAALEEKQNSGLFNLAYSSDEDLGGSVTHTVIQVEDQNNGGSGKGGRYINNLLEFNRKMSIYSKPAALLNVDMPCRKPSVSPATMELQSNSFLAPLERKKSSSMSNLASLKAELESSRRGDSGQSSLTGSTSSLDSIGENLCSTLAHNRQHYLHGRNAEQGQDVAAHQLHLHSAVKKKVEVHVDGPYGTPSTRIFSVTHAVLIGAGIGVTPFASILQSVMMRYRAAKAPCPYCQVPSCLALPTTLRKLRKANFVWVNRDLGSFEWFLEVLAALEDEQRVVGAAMETFLNLHLYKTGVAPLSPSLPLASSIRTGRPDWEKVFSGIRESRAGKVCVFYCGPPSLVGVLRDKCIKYKFEFKREMF from the exons GATACGCTTCTTGGACGTGGTGTTGGACGAGGAGCGGCAGGAGCATGAGGTGGTGCCCACACAAGCCAGCATCCGCCGTCGCATCCTGTGGGCCCGGAACAACGCAGCCGCCCTCGTCTTCACCGCCCTCTTCGTCGGAGTGAACGCCGCTGTCTTCCTGACGCGGGCGTACCAGTATCGCCACACTAATATCCTTGAGATGGGCGCCAGAGCATGTG GCCAGTGTCTCAATCTGGACTGCGCACTGCTCCTTTTACTGATCCTGCGGAGGACAGTGACGCGCCTGCGCAGCTCCGCCTTAGGTCACCTGCTGCCCTGCGATCAGCACGTTCACTTCCACAAGATGGCCGGATGgactgtcttcctcctttccatcctccacACATTGTTCCACATCGCTAACTTTG TGACGCTCGGGGACGTGACGGGCATCAGTCTCTCGGCGTACATGTGGGACACGAAGCTGGGCATCGGCTGGGTGGCCGGCCTGGCCAACCCCACCGGCGTGGTGCTCATGATCATGCTCACCATCATCGTCGCCTTCAGTCACCGCATCGTCAGGAAGTCTGGCCACTTCGAG ATCTTTTACTGGACACACCTGCTCTCGCTGCCGTTCtgggtgctgctggtgctgcacgGACCCAACTTCTGGAAGTGGCTGCTGGTGCCGGGCTTCGCATTCCTACTGGAGACCTCCCTCAGGATATCTCAGGTGTGCACACCCCGTGGTCAGACACAAATCGTCGGAGGCACCACGTTGCCCTCACAG GTGGTGAAGCTGCTCATCAGGAGACCCAAGAACTTCGACTTCCAGCCCGGCGAGTACGTGTACCTAAACGTGCCTTCGCTGGCGCGCTACGAGTGGCACCCCTTCACCATCTCTTCCGCCCCTGAATTCGAAG ATTATTTCACCGTCCACATCCGCTCCGTGGGAGAGTGGACCAAGAGGGTGTACGAAATGTtcaagcaggagaaggaggaaaagccaGCAGCTCTTGAGGAGAAGCAGAACTCTGGCCTCTTCAACTTGGCGTACTCCTCCGATGAGGACTTGGGAGGAAGCGTCACGCACACGGTCATCCAGGTGGAAGACCAAAACAACGGAGGCTCCGGTAAGGGCGGCCGCTACATCAATAATCTCCTGGAATTCAATCGCAAGATGAGCATATATTCCAAACCTGCTGCACTGCTCAACGTGGACATGCCTTGCCGGAAGCCTTCCGTCTCCCCGGCAACGATGGAGTTGCAGTCCAATTCTTTCTTGGCACCGTTAGAACGCAAAAAGTCCTCCAGTATGTCCAACTTAGCGAGTCTCAAAGCAGAGCTGGAGTCCTCGAGGCGGGGTGACTCAGGCCAGTCCTCCCTCACCGGCAGCACTTCAAGTCTAGACTCCATCGGCGAGAACCTCTGCTCCACGCTAGCACACAACCGCCAGCACTACCTCCACGGCCGCAACGCCGAACAGGGACAGGACGTGGCGGCCCACCAGCTACACCTACACTCGGCCGTCAAGAAAAAGGTTGAG GTACACGTGGACGGCCCCTACGGCACCCCCTCCACCAGGATCTTCTCCGTCACCCACGCTGTCCTCATCGGCGCAGGCATCGGAGTCACGCCCTTCGCCTCCATCCTGCAGAGTGTcatgatgag ATACCGCGCGGCCAAGGCTCCGTGCCCCTACTGCCAGGTGCCCAGCTGCCTCGCCCTGCCCACCACGCTCAGGAAACTCAGAAAGGCAA ACTTCGTGTGGGTGAACCGCGACCTGGGCAGTTTCGAGTGGTTCCTGGAGGTGCTGGCGGCGCTGGAGGACGAGCAGCGCGTGGTGGGCGCCGCCATGGAGACCTTCCTCAACCTGCACCTTTACAAGACGGGCGTCGCCCCgctcagtccctccctccccctcgctTCCTCCATCAGGACCGGGAGGCCGGACTGGGAAAAG GTGTTCAGCGGCATCAGGGAGTCCCGCGCGGGCAAGGTGTGCGTGTTCTACTGCGGGCCGCCGTCCCTCGTGGGGGTGCTGCGGGACAAGTGCATCAAATACAAGTTTGAGTTCAAGAGAGAAATGTTTTGA
- the LOC127001788 gene encoding protein lin-7 homolog C-like, protein MAAVAEPLTLQQDVKRAVELLDKLQKTGEIPSAKLAALQRVLQSEFLTAVREVYEHVYETVDISGSPEIRASATAKATVAAFAASEGHAHPRVVELPKTDEGLGFNVMGGREQNSPIYISRIIPGGVADRHGGLKRGDQLLSVNGVSVEGENHERAVELLKAASGSVKLVVRYTPRVLEEMEMRFDKQRASRGGQWN, encoded by the exons ATGGCAGCCGTAGCCGAGCCCCTGACCCTCCAGCAAG ATGTCAAGAGAGCAGTTGAATTACTTGACAAATTACAGAAGA CTGGAGAAATACCTTCAGCCAAGCTAGCAGCCCTTCAGCGAGTGCTTCAGTCCGAGTTTCTGACAGCAGTGCGGGAAGTGTA TGAGCATGTCTATGAGACCGTTGACATCTCTGGCTCCCCAGAGATTCGTGCCTCAGCCACTGCCAAG GCTACTGTAGCTGCCTTTGCTGCAAGCGAGGGGCATGCACACCCCAGGGTTGTAGAGCTGCCCAAGACTGATGAAGGCCTTGGCTTCAATGTGATGGGAGGACGGGAACAGAACTCTCCCATTTACATTTCCCGCATCATCCCTGGAGGAGTGGCAGACAGACACGGAGGCCTGAAAAGAGGGGACCAGCTGCTGTCAGTTAATGGAGTG AGTGTGGAGGGCGAGAACCATGAACGGGCTGTGGAGCTGCTGAAGGCTGCCAGTGGCTCAGTAAAGCTGGTGGTGCGTTACACTCCTCGCGTgctggaggagatggagatgcgGTTCGACAAGCAGCGGGCGTCAC GTGGTGGGCAGTGGAACTGA